A region of Mustela lutreola isolate mMusLut2 chromosome 17, mMusLut2.pri, whole genome shotgun sequence DNA encodes the following proteins:
- the LOC131819266 gene encoding BOS complex subunit NOMO1: protein MRACGGLGPPGPVAVAAAVVLLLGVVGPARGSEDIVVGCGGFVKSDVEINYSLIEIKLYTKHGTLKYQTDCAPNNGYFMIPLYDKGDFILKIEPPLGWSFEPTNVELYVDGVSDICTKGGDINFVFTGFSVNGKVLSKGQPLGPAGVQVSLRNTGTEAKIQSTVTQPGGKFAFFKVLPGDYEILATHPTWALKEASTTVRVTNSNANAASPLIVAGYNVSGSVRSDGEPMKGVKFLLFSSVVSKEDVLGCNISPVPGFQPQDESLVYLCYAVSKEDGSFSFYSLPSGDYTVIPFYRGERITFDVAPSRRDFTVEHDSLKIEPVFHVMGFSVTGRVLNGPEGEGVPEAVVTLNNQIKVKTKADGSFRLENITTGTYTIHAQKEHLYFETVTIKIAPNTPQLADIIATGFSVCGQISIIRFPDTVKQMSKYKVVLSSQDKDKSLVTVETDAHGSFCFKAKPGAYKVQVMVPEAETRAGLTLKPQTFPLAVTDRPVMDVAFVQFLASVSGKVSCLDTCGDLLVTLQSLSRQGEKRSLQLSGKVNSMTFTFDNVLPGKYKISIMHEDWCWKNKSLEVEVLEDDVSTIEFRQTGYMLRCSLSHAITLEFYQDGNGPENVGIYNLSKGVNRFCLSKPGVYKVTPRSCHRFEQAFYTYDTSSPSILTLTAIRHHVLGTITTDKMMDVTVTIKSSIDSEPALVLGPLKSAQELRREQQLAEIESRRQEREKSGKEDVGEGRTKPPVQEMVEELQGPFSYDFSYWARSGEKITVTPSSKELLFYPPSMEATVSGESCPGKLIEIHGKAGLFLEGQIHPELEGVEIVISEKGASSPLITVFTDDRGAYSVGPLHSDLEYTVSSQKEGYVLTAVEGTIGDFKAYALAGVSFEIKAEDDQPLPGVLLSLSGGVFRSNLLTQDNGILTFSNLSPGQYYFKPMMKEFRFEPSSQMIEVQEGQNLKITVTGYRTAYSCYGTVSSLNGEPEQGVAVEAVGQNDCSIYGEDTVTDEDGKFRLRGLLPGCVYHVQLKAEGNDHIERALPHHRVITVGNNDIDDVSIIVFRQINQFDLSGNVITSSEYLPTLWVKLYKSENLDNPIQTVSLGQSLFFHFPPLLRDGQNYVVLLDSTLPRSQYDYVLPQVSFTAVGYHKHITLIFNPTRKLPEQDIAQGSYIALPLTLLVLLAGYNHDKLIPLLLQLTSRLQGVRALGQTASDNSGPEDAKRQAKKQKTRRT, encoded by the exons AGCCGACGAACGTGGAGCTCTATGTGGATGGTGTCAGTGACATCTGCACAAAGGGCGGGGACATCAACTTTGTGTTCACCGGATTCTCTGTGAACGGGAAG GTTCTCAGCAAAGGGCAGCCCCTGGGCCCTGCCGGAGTTCAGGTGTCCCTGAGAAATACGGGGACTGAAGCCAAGATCCAGTCCACAGTGACACAGCCTGGTGGAAA gtttgcattttttaaagttcttcctGGAGATTATGAAATTCTTGCAACTCATCCAACCTGGGCATTGAAAGAG GCGAGCACCACTGTGCGGGTAACCAACTCCAACGCCAACGCCGCCAGTCCCCTCATAGTGGCCGGCTACAACGTGTCTGGCTCTGTCCGCAGCGATGGGGAGCCCATGAAAGGGGtgaagtttcttctcttttcctctgtggtTTCCAAAGAG GATGTCTTGGGCTGCAACATCTCACCGGTGCCTGGCTTCCAGCCCCAAGATGAGAGCCTCGTGTATTTGTGCTACGCGGTCTCCAAAGAAGATGGCTCGTTCTCCTTCTATTCCTTGCCAAGTGGGGACTATACTGTG ATTCCCTTCTATAGAGGGGAGAGGATTACCTTTGATGTTGCTCCTTCCAGACGTGACTTTACGGTGGAACATGACAGCCTGAAAATTGAG CCCGTGTTCCATGTCATGGGGTTCTCCGTCACCGGGAGGGTCTTGAATGGACCCGAAGGAGAAGGTGTCCCTGAGGCTGTTGTCACTCTGAATAACCAGATCAAAG TCAAAACAAAAGCTGATGGCTCTTTCCGCCTGGAGAACATCACGACTGGGACATACACCATCCATGCTCAGAAAGAACACCTCTACTTTGAAACTGTCACCATCAAAATCGCACCGAACACGCCGCAGCTGGCTGACATCATTGCGACAGG GTTCAGTGTCTGTGGCCAGATATCAATCATTCGCTTCCCTGACACCGTCAAGCAGATGAGTAAATACAAAGTTGTCCTGTCGTCTCAAGACAAGGACAAGTCTTTGGTCACAGTGGAGACGGATGCTCATggatcattttgttttaaagcaaaacCAGGGGCCTACAAAGTCCAG GTGATGGTTCCTGAGGCGGAGACCAGAGCAGGGCTGACCTTGAAGCCCCAGACGTTCCCTCTTGCTGTGACCGATAGGCCCGTGATGGACGTGGCCTTTGTGCAGTTCTTGGCATCAGTTTCTGGGAAAGTCTCTTGTTTGG ACACCTGTGGTGACCTGCTGGTGACGCTGCAGTCCCTCAGCCGCCAGGGCGAGAAGCGGAGCCTCCAGCTCTCTGGCAAGGTCAACTCAATGACGTTCACCTTTGACAACGTGCTGCCCGGAAAATACAAAA TAAGCATCATGCATGAAGATTGGTGCTGGAAAAACAAAAGTCTGGAGGTGGAAGTTCTAGAAGATGACGTGTCAACGATTGAGTTTAGGCAGACGGGCTACATGCTGCGATGTTCTCTTTCTCACGCAATCACTCTG GAATTTTATCAGGATGGAAATGGACCTGAGAACGTGGGGATTTATAACCTCTCCAAAGGAGTCAACCGATTTTGCCTGTCCAAGCCTG GTGTGTACAAGGTGACCCCTCGCTCCTGCCACCGGTTTGAGCAAGCGTTCTACACCTACGACAC GTCGTCACCCAGTATCTTGACGTTGACAGCCATTCGCCACCATGTCCTTGGAACTATCACCACTGACAAAATGATGGATGTCACTGTGACGATCAA atCTTCCATTGACAGTGAACCCGCCTTGGTCCTAGGCCCCCTGAAGTCTGCGCAGGAGCTGCGGAGGGAGCAGCAGCTGGCCGAGATTGAGAGCCGCAGGCAGGAGCGGGAGAAGAGCGGCAAGGAggatgtgggggaagggaggaccAAGCCCCCCGTCCAGGAGATGGTAGAGGAGCTCCAGGGCCCCTTCTCCTATGACTTCTCCTACTGGGCGCG gtCTGGAGAGAAAATCACTGTCACACCGTCGTCCAAAGAGCTGCTCTTCTACCCGCCTTCCATGGAAGCCACTGTCAGTGGAG AAAGCTGCCCAGGAAAGCTGATTGAGATCCATGGGAAAGCTGGCTTATTTCTGGAAGGCCAGATCCACCCAGAGTTGGAGGGAGTCGAGATCGTCATCAGTGAAAAGGGGGCGAGCTCACCCCTGATCACAGTCTTCACTGATGACAGAGGCGCCTATAG TGTGGGGCCCCTGCACAGCGACCTGGAGTACACTGTGTCCTCGCAGAAGGAAGGCTATGTTTTGACTGCGGTGGAAGGAACCATAGGAGACTTTAAGGCGTATGCTTTGGCCGGCGTCAGCTTTGAG ATAAAGGCCGAAGACGACCAGCCCCTCCCCGGGGTCCTCTTGTCCCTCAGCGGTGGTGTGTTCCGTTCCAACCTCTTGACTCAGGACAATGGCATTCTGACTTTCTCCAACCTG AGCCCTGGCCAGTACTACTTCAAACCCATGATGAAGGAATTCCGGTTCGAGCCGTCCTCGCAAATGATCGAGGTGCAGGAGGGACAGAACTTGAAGATCACCGTCACCGGCTACCGAACGGCCTACAG TTGCTACGGGACCGTTTCTTCTCTAAACGGAGAACCGGAGCAGGGTGTGGCTGTGGAGGCAGTGGGACAGAATGACTGTAGTATTTATGGAGAAGACACCGTGACAGATGAGGACGGGAAGTTCAGATTACGTGGATTGCTG CCGGGATGTGTGTACCATGTGCAGCTCAAGGCAGAAGGCAACGACCACATCGAGCGGGCCCTCCCCCACCACCGGGTCATCACG GTTGGCAATAATGACATCGATGATGTGAGCATTATAGTTTTCCGGCAGATCAATCAATTTGACTTAAGTGGAAATGTGATCACTTCCTCCGAGTATCTCCCTACGTTATGG GTAAAGCTTTACAAAAGTGAAAACCTTGACAACCCGATCCAGACGGTTTCCCTGGGCCAGTCGCTCTTCTTCCACTTCCCACCCCTGCTCAGAGACGGCCAG AACTACGTTGTGCTGTTGGACTCGACGCTCCCCAGATCCCAGTATGACTACGTCTTGCCTCAGGTTTCTTTCACGGCTGTGGGCTACCATAAACACATCACCCTGATTTTTAATCCCACG AGGAAACTGCCTGAGCAAGACATCGCACAGGGGTCCTACATCGCCCTGCCTCTGACGCTGCTTGTCCTGTTGGCCGGCTACAACCACGACAAG CTCATTCCCTTGCTGTTGCAGCTGACAAGTCGACTGCAGGGCGTCCGAGCTCTTGGCCAGACAGCCTCTGACAACAGCGGCCCAGAAGATGCaaagagacaagccaagaaacagaagaCAAGGCGGAcgtga